A region from the Clavibacter sp. A6099 genome encodes:
- a CDS encoding D-alanine--D-alanine ligase family protein produces MTAHEPLSVLVLAGGISHERDVSLRSGRRVADALRAAGVHASLRDPDATLLDFLRDTPPAVVWPVLHGASGEDGALLGLLELAGVPYVGSSARSARLAWDKPTAKAIAESAGIRTPRSVTLPKDTFRELGAAAVLRLVTESVPAPYAVKPARGGSAQGVTIVTDADALPRAMVDAYTYGDVALIEQLVVGTEVAIGVLDTGDGPEALPATEIVPTSGVYGYEARYNAGLTRFFTPARISPEATAAASAAAIGIHRALGIGQMSRVDIIIDAAGEPWFIEVNVIPGLTETSLLPQGLAAAGVEVGDLYRRLAEAARGASSAP; encoded by the coding sequence ATGACCGCACACGAGCCCCTCTCCGTCCTCGTCCTCGCGGGCGGGATCTCCCATGAGCGCGACGTGTCGCTCCGCAGCGGTCGCCGCGTGGCAGATGCCCTGCGCGCAGCCGGTGTCCACGCGTCCCTGCGCGATCCCGACGCCACCCTCCTCGACTTCCTCCGGGACACGCCTCCCGCCGTCGTCTGGCCGGTCCTCCACGGGGCCAGCGGTGAGGACGGCGCGCTCCTCGGCCTGCTCGAGCTCGCGGGCGTCCCCTATGTGGGCTCCTCGGCACGTTCCGCGCGGCTCGCATGGGACAAGCCGACCGCGAAGGCGATCGCCGAGTCCGCGGGCATCCGCACGCCGCGATCCGTGACCCTCCCCAAGGACACGTTCCGTGAGCTCGGCGCGGCTGCCGTCCTGCGCCTCGTCACCGAGTCCGTGCCCGCCCCCTATGCCGTCAAGCCGGCCCGCGGCGGGTCGGCGCAGGGGGTCACGATCGTGACCGATGCCGATGCCCTGCCGCGTGCGATGGTGGACGCCTACACATACGGCGACGTCGCCCTCATCGAGCAGCTCGTCGTGGGGACCGAGGTGGCGATCGGCGTCCTCGACACCGGCGACGGTCCCGAAGCGCTGCCGGCGACCGAGATCGTGCCGACGTCCGGCGTGTACGGCTACGAGGCGCGCTACAACGCGGGTCTCACGCGCTTCTTCACCCCCGCGCGCATCTCCCCCGAGGCGACCGCCGCAGCGTCCGCCGCTGCCATCGGGATCCACCGCGCCCTCGGCATCGGACAGATGTCGCGAGTGGACATCATCATCGACGCCGCGGGCGAGCCCTGGTTCATCGAGGTCAACGTCATCCCCGGTCTCACCGAGACGTCGTTGCTCCCGCAGGGACTCGCCGCTGCCGGGGTCGAGGTGGGCGATCTCTACCGCCGCCTCGCCGAGGCCGCGCGGGGAGCCTCCTCCGCCCCCTGA